The following coding sequences lie in one Alicyclobacillus curvatus genomic window:
- a CDS encoding recombinase family protein, producing MERCAVYARVSTDMQGESLDNQVDYALEYIRRLGPEYQLEDACVYTDFDQSGYYTRFLQRPAIQRALDDARKRRYEVIVFKEISRISRDQAEHIEIVSRFTQSGVRMIAINDNLDSSRPETLDLLGIHSVMAEMESKRISSRVSSGKKSLARRGYWIGEPPIGYVVNKDTKRLEEDAAFSAIPRLIFQLYTEEGLGTLRIAEFLNARGMVTKNGKRWSRVTVNRVLRNPAYTGDVVYGRTRNLLKRTFDESGYTKSHGRAAVAMEDWVVVHGAHLPLVDKETFDKAQTILAGRSRVNPRATRHPLTGILICGRCGAGLICQRQTRGDKVYRYYCCSNKFKYGKDACTQPNIQADEMERTVWEWILHQIERHSDNVCFHVTRKTASRVQDQRRQVSVRKALEKARRGLERLLTETEISEETFHRLKSNYTNTITALEEQMEAAKQEQLALHGQAPHPVPGVVSAQTVLNRLRQLDPLEEQSELRRLLHSIIQCITVDGYTATDVELRYNV from the coding sequence TTGGAGCGGTGTGCGGTGTATGCGCGCGTCAGTACAGACATGCAGGGAGAGAGTCTCGACAACCAGGTTGACTACGCACTTGAATATATCCGTAGGCTCGGTCCGGAGTACCAACTGGAAGATGCGTGTGTGTACACCGATTTCGATCAGAGTGGTTACTACACGAGGTTCCTGCAACGCCCGGCAATTCAACGGGCCCTCGACGATGCCAGAAAGCGGCGCTATGAAGTCATTGTGTTTAAGGAAATCAGCCGCATCAGTCGTGACCAAGCTGAGCATATCGAGATCGTCAGCCGATTCACACAGTCCGGCGTCCGTATGATTGCCATCAATGACAATTTGGACAGCAGCCGTCCGGAGACACTCGATTTGCTTGGAATTCACTCTGTGATGGCGGAAATGGAAAGTAAGCGCATTTCCTCGCGTGTGTCATCCGGCAAAAAATCACTTGCAAGGCGCGGTTATTGGATTGGTGAACCGCCGATTGGATATGTAGTGAATAAAGACACGAAAAGGCTTGAGGAAGACGCAGCGTTCAGTGCCATTCCGCGGCTTATCTTCCAGCTTTACACGGAAGAAGGACTCGGGACCCTGCGAATCGCCGAGTTCTTGAACGCGCGCGGAATGGTCACGAAAAATGGGAAACGGTGGTCTCGCGTGACCGTAAATAGGGTGTTGCGCAATCCCGCTTACACAGGGGACGTCGTGTATGGCCGTACACGCAATCTTCTCAAGCGAACCTTTGACGAGTCAGGCTATACGAAATCTCATGGTCGGGCAGCTGTTGCTATGGAGGATTGGGTTGTTGTCCACGGCGCACATTTACCACTTGTCGACAAGGAGACATTCGACAAGGCGCAGACCATCTTGGCAGGGAGAAGCCGGGTTAATCCGCGAGCGACGCGCCACCCATTGACAGGTATTCTCATCTGCGGCAGGTGTGGTGCAGGGCTGATTTGCCAACGCCAAACTCGGGGTGACAAGGTTTACCGCTATTACTGCTGCAGCAATAAGTTTAAATATGGCAAGGACGCATGTACGCAACCGAACATTCAGGCGGACGAGATGGAACGCACAGTTTGGGAATGGATACTGCATCAAATAGAACGTCATTCTGATAATGTCTGCTTTCACGTGACCCGAAAAACTGCGTCGCGAGTTCAAGACCAGCGCAGGCAGGTGAGCGTGCGCAAGGCACTGGAAAAGGCACGCAGGGGACTGGAACGACTGCTCACGGAGACGGAGATATCCGAAGAGACGTTCCATCGACTAAAGAGCAACTACACAAACACCATTACAGCGCTCGAGGAGCAGATGGAAGCTGCAAAGCAGGAACAGCTTGCGCTTCATGGTCAGGCACCACATCCTGTTCCTGGAGTCGTGTCAGCACAGACGGTTTTGAACCGGTTGCGGCAATTGGATCCGTTAGAGGAGCAAAGCGAACTGAGGAGGTTGCTACACTCGATTATCCAATGCATTACAGTTGACGGGTATACAGCGACAGACGTGGAACTGCGCTACAACGTGTGA
- a CDS encoding thioredoxin family protein, which yields MISEQNRKAIGDRFAELKQPVVMQYFESNLDCPLCGEIKQLLTELTEINPLLTVEVFNVYTDETLAKSLNVDKAPTIVLTDDTHQDFGIRFYGAPSGYEFATLLEDILMMSARDSGLSANTRSRLATLQNPVDLKVFVTPTCPYCPAAVRLAHQFAYESSFVQGAMVEATEFPEWANQFQVYGVPKTIVNNIESQSVEGAVPEQMLLDEVMKVAS from the coding sequence TTGATTTCTGAGCAGAACAGAAAGGCCATTGGCGACCGTTTCGCCGAACTGAAGCAGCCTGTCGTGATGCAGTATTTTGAGTCAAACCTCGACTGCCCGCTCTGCGGCGAGATCAAGCAGTTACTCACGGAACTTACAGAGATTAATCCATTGCTGACTGTGGAAGTCTTTAATGTGTACACCGATGAAACGCTTGCCAAGTCCTTAAACGTGGATAAAGCACCGACCATCGTGTTGACGGATGACACGCATCAAGATTTCGGGATCCGTTTTTATGGTGCCCCCAGCGGCTACGAGTTTGCCACGTTGCTCGAGGATATTTTGATGATGTCGGCACGGGACTCCGGGCTCTCTGCGAACACCCGCAGCAGGCTCGCAACACTCCAAAATCCAGTGGATCTGAAGGTGTTTGTGACACCGACCTGTCCGTATTGCCCGGCAGCTGTGCGCTTGGCTCACCAGTTTGCTTATGAGTCATCCTTTGTTCAGGGAGCCATGGTCGAAGCCACTGAGTTCCCGGAATGGGCCAACCAGTTCCAGGTGTATGGCGTACCAAAGACAATTGTGAACAATATCGAGTCGCAATCGGTTGAAGGTGCTGTGCCAGAACAGATGTTGCTTGACGAAGTAATGAAGGTCGCCAGTTAA
- a CDS encoding rhodanese-like domain-containing protein translates to MNNSWIIAVVVVAAFFAYRWWSGRGINKLTGPALEARLKEKPNSVEVIDVREPHEYKGGHIAVAKNIPLGQLDGKLSSLPKDKEVVFVCRSGSRSMMACNKAKKAGLQSIYNLSGGMTAWHGAVRR, encoded by the coding sequence TTGAATAACTCATGGATTATTGCAGTCGTAGTTGTTGCAGCATTCTTCGCGTATCGCTGGTGGTCTGGTCGCGGCATCAACAAGCTGACGGGTCCGGCCCTTGAAGCGCGCTTGAAGGAAAAGCCGAACTCGGTCGAAGTCATTGATGTTCGTGAGCCACATGAGTATAAAGGCGGGCACATTGCCGTTGCCAAAAATATCCCACTTGGCCAACTGGACGGAAAGCTTAGCTCCTTGCCTAAGGATAAAGAAGTCGTATTTGTGTGCCGCAGCGGATCGCGCAGCATGATGGCTTGCAACAAGGCCAAGAAGGCGGGATTGCAATCCATTTACAACCTGTCTGGCGGTATGACTGCATGGCACGGTGCGGTTCGGCGGTAA
- a CDS encoding DUF444 family protein: MAGTEFSLQKEDWSLHRKGQQDQERHREKVKQAIKENLGDLISDESIIMSNGRQIIKIPIRSLEEYRFRYNFNKGQHAGSGDGESKVGDVIAQGKPEGQGAKGPGKGQGAGDSPGTDYLEAEVSLEEIQAMLFEELELPNLAPKTPDRVTVDDVEYKDVRKTGLMGNIDKKRTLLESIRRNQREQTGRMQILPDDLRFKTWEDVRKPESSAVVLAMMDTSGSMDVT, from the coding sequence ATGGCCGGTACCGAGTTCAGCTTGCAGAAAGAGGACTGGTCCCTGCATCGCAAGGGTCAACAGGACCAGGAACGACATCGCGAAAAGGTGAAGCAGGCCATCAAGGAAAACCTGGGTGACCTGATAAGCGATGAAAGCATCATCATGAGCAACGGGCGCCAAATCATTAAGATTCCCATCCGAAGTCTGGAGGAGTACCGATTTCGCTACAACTTCAACAAGGGTCAACATGCTGGCAGCGGTGACGGTGAAAGCAAGGTTGGCGATGTGATTGCGCAAGGAAAGCCAGAAGGACAAGGAGCAAAGGGCCCAGGTAAGGGCCAGGGCGCAGGGGATTCACCGGGAACAGACTACCTTGAAGCTGAAGTCAGCCTGGAAGAAATTCAGGCCATGCTCTTTGAGGAGCTGGAACTGCCAAATTTAGCCCCAAAGACGCCAGACAGAGTCACAGTCGACGACGTTGAGTATAAAGATGTTCGCAAAACGGGTCTGATGGGCAACATTGACAAGAAACGGACATTGCTGGAGTCCATTCGCAGAAACCAGAGAGAACAGACAGGCAGGATGCAGATCCTGCCTGACGACCTCCGTTTCAAAACCTGGGAGGACGTGCGAAAACCAGAATCGAGCGCTGTTGTGTTGGCGATGATGGATACGAGCGGATCAATGGATGTTACATAA
- a CDS encoding PrkA family serine protein kinase: MDFLERLGAFRAEAEGLRWEGKFADYLELIKADPGVAKTAHARVYDMIAAAGITVDDDGHRHYKFFEKEIFGLDEPLERLVEEYFHAAARRLEVRKRILLLMGPVSGGKSTLVTMLKHGLEQFSRTPEGALYAIAGCPMHEEPLHLVPPELRGELEQEYGVKIEGNLCPSCQMRLETEYGGRIEDVMVERIVLSEDKRVGVGTFSPSDPKSQDIADLTGSIDFSTITEYGSESDPRAYRFDGELNKANRGLMEFQEMLKCDEKFLWHLLSLTQEGNFKAGRFALISADEMIVAHTNESEYRSFIANKKNEALQSRMIVMNVPYNLRVDDEVKIYEKLVRQSDLQGIHIAPHALKTAAIFSILTRIKEPKKQGIDLVKKLYLYNGQSVEGLKDTDLKELRGEYTDEGMSGLDPRYVINRISTALIKHDTSCINALDVLRALKDGLTQHASISAEDKERLQNFISLARQEYDQMAKTEVQKAFVYSFEESAKTLLENYLDNVEAYCSWQKLRDPLTGEEVDPDEKLMRSIEEQIGISENAKKTFREEILIRISTYARRGKRFDYHSHDRLREAIERKLFADLKDVVKITTSTKTPDEQQLKKVNEVTARLMDEHGYCPVCANELLRYTGSLLNR; this comes from the coding sequence ATGGACTTTCTCGAACGTCTAGGCGCTTTTCGGGCTGAAGCAGAGGGCTTGCGCTGGGAAGGCAAATTCGCAGACTATCTCGAACTGATAAAGGCTGACCCAGGTGTCGCAAAGACAGCGCATGCCCGCGTATATGACATGATTGCCGCGGCCGGAATCACCGTAGATGATGATGGCCATCGCCACTACAAGTTTTTTGAAAAAGAGATTTTTGGACTTGATGAACCGCTCGAGCGCTTGGTTGAGGAGTACTTTCACGCAGCTGCACGAAGGCTCGAGGTCAGGAAGCGCATCTTGCTGCTGATGGGTCCTGTCAGCGGCGGCAAGTCCACCTTGGTCACCATGCTTAAGCATGGACTGGAACAGTTCAGCCGAACACCAGAAGGAGCCCTGTACGCGATTGCAGGCTGTCCGATGCATGAGGAACCGCTCCACTTGGTGCCTCCAGAGCTGCGGGGTGAACTGGAGCAGGAATACGGCGTCAAAATTGAAGGTAATCTGTGTCCGTCTTGTCAGATGCGGCTTGAAACGGAGTACGGCGGAAGAATCGAAGACGTGATGGTCGAGCGAATTGTCTTGTCAGAGGATAAGCGTGTCGGTGTCGGGACGTTTAGTCCATCGGATCCCAAATCCCAAGACATTGCCGACTTAACCGGCAGCATTGATTTCTCAACGATTACAGAATACGGTTCTGAATCAGACCCACGCGCCTACCGATTTGACGGCGAGCTCAACAAGGCCAACCGCGGTTTGATGGAGTTCCAGGAGATGTTGAAGTGCGACGAGAAATTCCTCTGGCACTTGCTTAGCCTGACGCAAGAAGGGAATTTTAAAGCAGGCAGGTTCGCGCTCATCTCCGCGGATGAAATGATTGTGGCTCATACGAATGAGTCCGAGTACCGTTCCTTTATTGCAAATAAGAAAAACGAAGCCCTGCAGTCCCGCATGATTGTCATGAACGTGCCGTACAATCTGCGCGTCGACGATGAAGTCAAAATATATGAAAAACTCGTGCGGCAAAGTGACTTGCAGGGTATCCACATTGCCCCGCATGCGCTCAAGACGGCGGCGATTTTCTCCATCCTGACGCGCATCAAGGAGCCGAAAAAACAGGGCATTGATTTGGTCAAGAAGCTCTATTTGTACAACGGTCAATCCGTCGAGGGTTTGAAGGATACAGATCTCAAGGAACTCCGCGGGGAGTACACGGACGAAGGGATGTCAGGTCTTGACCCGCGATATGTCATCAACCGCATCTCGACGGCACTGATTAAACATGACACCAGCTGTATCAATGCACTTGACGTTCTGCGGGCGCTGAAGGATGGCCTCACACAACACGCCTCCATTTCTGCGGAAGACAAGGAGCGTTTGCAGAACTTTATTTCCCTAGCACGTCAAGAGTATGACCAGATGGCAAAGACCGAAGTTCAGAAGGCGTTTGTTTATTCATTCGAGGAATCTGCGAAGACGCTGCTCGAGAACTACCTGGATAATGTCGAGGCGTACTGCAGTTGGCAGAAGCTGCGCGATCCGCTGACAGGCGAAGAGGTCGATCCCGATGAGAAGTTGATGCGCTCGATTGAAGAGCAGATTGGCATCTCCGAGAACGCCAAAAAGACCTTCCGCGAAGAGATTTTAATTCGCATCTCCACATACGCACGGCGCGGGAAGCGGTTTGATTACCACTCCCACGACAGACTCCGTGAAGCGATAGAGCGCAAGCTGTTTGCGGACCTGAAAGACGTCGTGAAAATTACGACTTCGACGAAAACACCAGACGAACAGCAACTGAAGAAAGTAAACGAAGTCACAGCACGATTGATGGATGAACACGGGTACTGCCCGGTTTGTGCCAATGAGCTTCTACGGTACACGGGAAGTCTGCTGAACCGCTAG
- a CDS encoding esterase family protein, with amino-acid sequence MNNPDSLSDPRYTRRVIETHTLQSAHLNEDRTLKIYLPPGYEENPEARYPIVYCHDGLEFFTHGRIATICNKLIDEGQLEPLFIVGIEVHKQTRNDDYGPDGSRHDAYTKFVAEECVPFVETHYRVHGDISKRFMAGISLGAAASLSLHLRYPNLFDRLLLFSGAFYETSRERVRGLESMNHLTAYMVVGRQETSVDTALGAYDFYRANQVMRDLLLERGADVTYKEGDGTHIWGFWQKELPDALSFLQRKLGK; translated from the coding sequence ATGAACAATCCTGACAGTCTATCGGACCCGCGGTATACCCGTCGCGTCATCGAAACACACACGCTTCAGAGTGCCCATTTAAACGAGGATCGAACCCTTAAGATCTACCTTCCTCCCGGTTACGAAGAGAACCCCGAGGCCCGCTATCCGATTGTCTACTGTCATGACGGGCTTGAGTTTTTTACGCATGGCCGCATTGCCACCATCTGCAACAAGCTCATTGACGAAGGCCAGCTTGAACCACTCTTTATTGTAGGTATTGAAGTGCACAAGCAAACCCGAAACGATGATTACGGTCCAGACGGCAGCCGCCACGACGCTTACACAAAGTTTGTGGCTGAAGAATGCGTACCGTTTGTCGAAACGCATTACCGAGTACACGGGGACATCTCTAAGCGGTTCATGGCAGGTATTTCCCTTGGAGCAGCTGCGAGTCTGTCACTCCATCTCCGCTATCCAAATCTGTTTGACCGTTTGCTCCTCTTTTCGGGCGCTTTTTATGAAACCTCGCGAGAGCGGGTGAGGGGTCTTGAATCCATGAATCATCTGACAGCTTATATGGTCGTCGGTCGTCAGGAGACAAGTGTGGACACTGCGCTCGGCGCGTACGACTTCTATCGTGCAAATCAGGTCATGCGTGATTTGTTGCTCGAACGTGGCGCTGATGTTACTTACAAAGAAGGCGATGGAACACACATTTGGGGTTTCTGGCAAAAAGAACTTCCGGATGCACTTTCGTTCCTGCAACGGAAATTGGGTAAGTAA
- the pdhA gene encoding pyruvate dehydrogenase (acetyl-transferring) E1 component subunit alpha, with protein MSTVLDTEKTPYLQVLNKDGEVVDSDLMPSLSDDTLRELMRRMVYTRIIDQRAIKLSRQGRLGFYAPAGGQEASMIGSQAALNKEDFILPGYRDIPQLLFHGWNLYQWVLFSRGHQHGTEMPKDLHALLPQIIIGAQYVQTPGVAMAFKLRGEKRVAITYTGDGGTSQGDFYEGINFAGAFTLPAVFVVQNNQFAISVPVELQTAAETLAQKSVAAGIPGYQVDGNDVLAMYAVTKRAVDRARAGEGPTLIEALTFRFGPHTMSGDDPTRYRTKELENEWEQKDPLVRFRNYLEQRKLWTPADEEQVMEDAKNELNEAMKKADSYPKMTIPSLIDSMFEVLPESLKAQKSEYTGKEEA; from the coding sequence ATGAGTACGGTACTGGACACGGAAAAGACTCCGTACCTACAAGTCCTGAACAAAGATGGCGAAGTCGTTGATTCTGACCTGATGCCTAGCCTTTCAGACGACACATTGCGCGAATTGATGAGACGCATGGTCTATACCCGCATTATCGATCAACGGGCCATCAAATTGTCGCGCCAAGGCCGCCTCGGCTTTTATGCACCAGCCGGTGGTCAAGAAGCATCCATGATTGGCAGTCAGGCGGCTTTAAACAAGGAAGACTTTATTTTGCCTGGCTACCGTGATATTCCCCAACTGCTGTTCCATGGCTGGAACCTGTATCAATGGGTCCTATTCTCACGTGGACACCAACACGGCACAGAAATGCCCAAAGACTTACATGCCCTGCTGCCACAAATCATCATCGGTGCTCAGTACGTGCAAACACCAGGCGTTGCCATGGCATTCAAGCTGCGCGGCGAAAAACGTGTTGCAATCACATACACCGGTGACGGCGGAACATCTCAGGGTGACTTCTACGAAGGCATCAATTTCGCAGGCGCCTTTACGCTCCCTGCTGTATTTGTTGTACAGAATAACCAGTTTGCCATCTCGGTACCCGTTGAACTCCAGACGGCTGCCGAAACCCTGGCGCAAAAGTCAGTCGCTGCAGGCATTCCGGGATACCAAGTTGACGGAAACGACGTTCTTGCGATGTACGCTGTGACCAAACGTGCAGTGGACAGGGCTCGCGCCGGAGAGGGACCAACTCTGATTGAGGCGCTGACATTCCGCTTTGGACCACACACGATGAGTGGTGACGACCCCACCCGATACCGCACCAAAGAACTCGAAAACGAGTGGGAGCAGAAAGACCCATTGGTGCGTTTCCGCAATTACCTCGAGCAGAGAAAACTCTGGACACCCGCCGATGAAGAGCAGGTCATGGAGGACGCCAAAAACGAACTCAACGAGGCCATGAAAAAGGCTGATTCGTATCCAAAGATGACCATTCCGAGCCTGATTGACAGCATGTTTGAAGTCCTTCCTGAATCTCTGAAGGCACAAAAGAGTGAGTACACCGGTAAGGAGGAAGCGTGA
- a CDS encoding alpha-ketoacid dehydrogenase subunit beta, with the protein MAQMTMIQAINNALDVELGRDKNVLVFGEDVGHNGGVFRATDGLQSKHGKDRVFDTPLAESGIIGLATGLAMQGFRPVPEIQFFGFVFEAMDEIAGQAARMRYRTNGRFTCPLVVRSPFGGGVKTPEMHADSLEGLFLQSPGIRVVIPSNPYDAKGLLISAIRDNDPVIFLEHMKLYRSIRGEVPEEAYTVPLDKANVVREGKDLTVIAYGAMVQTSVKAAEEMAKRGVEAEVIDLRSISPIDIDTITASIKKTHRAVVVQEAQRSAGAAAEIIAQINEHAIYYLEGPVLRITPPDTVYPFAQIEDEWIPGPKQVLAGMDKVLSL; encoded by the coding sequence ATGGCTCAAATGACAATGATTCAAGCCATCAATAACGCCCTCGATGTAGAACTTGGGCGCGATAAAAATGTGCTTGTCTTCGGTGAAGACGTAGGGCATAACGGCGGCGTGTTCCGTGCCACCGATGGTCTGCAGAGCAAACACGGCAAAGACCGCGTGTTCGACACCCCGCTTGCAGAGTCAGGAATTATCGGCCTGGCAACGGGTTTAGCAATGCAAGGGTTTCGCCCGGTGCCGGAGATTCAATTTTTCGGATTCGTATTTGAAGCGATGGACGAAATCGCAGGGCAAGCTGCGCGTATGCGCTACCGCACGAACGGTCGCTTTACCTGTCCACTCGTCGTCCGGTCCCCGTTCGGCGGTGGTGTCAAGACTCCGGAGATGCACGCCGACAGCCTGGAAGGACTGTTCCTGCAGTCTCCCGGCATCAGGGTCGTCATCCCTTCCAACCCTTACGACGCAAAAGGACTCTTAATATCCGCCATTCGTGATAATGACCCAGTCATTTTCCTCGAACATATGAAGCTCTATCGCTCCATTCGCGGTGAAGTTCCTGAAGAAGCCTATACCGTGCCGCTCGACAAGGCGAATGTTGTCCGCGAGGGTAAGGACCTCACGGTAATTGCATACGGTGCGATGGTTCAAACGTCTGTTAAAGCCGCCGAAGAGATGGCGAAGCGGGGCGTTGAAGCCGAAGTGATTGACCTGCGCAGTATTTCGCCGATTGACATCGACACGATTACTGCATCCATCAAAAAGACGCACCGTGCTGTTGTCGTGCAGGAAGCACAGCGGAGCGCAGGTGCAGCGGCAGAAATTATTGCGCAAATCAACGAGCATGCCATTTACTACCTGGAAGGCCCCGTCCTGCGGATTACGCCTCCAGACACCGTTTATCCGTTTGCCCAAATTGAAGACGAGTGGATTCCAGGCCCGAAACAGGTTCTTGCGGGCATGGACAAAGTACTCAGCCTGTAA
- a CDS encoding 2-oxo acid dehydrogenase subunit E2 yields MAIYELKLPELGEGLHEGRIAKWLVKPGDTIKEDDAVAEVENDKSMVELPSPVDGKVVSLVVEEGTTAVVGDVLLTLEVAGEGNASSSSPEAGGEVAANSGSGQAPSPAQSAVSANKPAAAATTGVGTSAQPGPGVAPATASTNGVASGAGEPSANGVATSEADALASRAHDVLATPGVRKFARESGIDIGYVKGTGANGKVTREDVEKFMQGGNAAATVAPVEGVTAIQGVNAAPSAQADNAQPVTQTAQAIAAGTVEERIPLSSIRKIIAQAMAKSAYTAPHVTVMDEVDVTELVQVRKELKPLAEERGAKITYLPFIVKAMIAAIRKYPHLNASLDDERQELVVKHNYHIGIATDTERGLVVPVVRDADRKSMWTIAAEISDMAQRARTNKLGPAEMRGSTISITNIGSAGGMFFTPIINYPEVAILGVGRITEKPVMKNGEVVGAHMMALSLSFDHRIIDGVMGQNFVNEMKRLLENPRLLMMEV; encoded by the coding sequence TTGGCAATTTATGAACTGAAACTCCCTGAACTTGGTGAAGGCCTTCATGAAGGCCGAATTGCCAAGTGGCTTGTCAAGCCTGGAGATACCATTAAAGAGGACGACGCTGTCGCCGAAGTCGAGAACGATAAATCAATGGTTGAACTGCCCAGTCCTGTAGACGGAAAGGTCGTCAGTCTGGTCGTTGAAGAAGGCACGACAGCGGTGGTCGGTGACGTCCTGCTGACTCTGGAAGTCGCTGGTGAAGGCAATGCATCGTCGAGCAGCCCGGAAGCAGGTGGAGAAGTTGCAGCAAACAGCGGTTCGGGGCAGGCGCCCAGCCCCGCGCAATCGGCCGTTTCAGCAAACAAACCTGCAGCAGCGGCGACCACAGGGGTGGGAACTTCTGCACAGCCTGGGCCCGGGGTCGCCCCCGCAACTGCTTCAACAAACGGAGTGGCCAGTGGAGCCGGAGAACCTTCGGCAAACGGAGTTGCAACAAGCGAGGCAGATGCCTTGGCTTCCCGAGCTCACGACGTATTAGCTACTCCGGGTGTGCGAAAGTTTGCGCGTGAAAGCGGGATCGACATCGGTTACGTGAAAGGTACAGGCGCAAATGGTAAAGTTACAAGGGAGGACGTCGAGAAGTTCATGCAGGGCGGCAATGCGGCTGCTACGGTAGCGCCGGTTGAGGGTGTAACTGCGATTCAAGGTGTAAATGCAGCCCCATCTGCACAGGCTGACAATGCACAACCTGTCACACAGACGGCGCAGGCGATTGCAGCAGGCACTGTGGAAGAGCGCATTCCGCTTTCCTCCATCCGCAAAATCATTGCCCAAGCGATGGCAAAGTCTGCGTACACAGCGCCTCATGTAACAGTGATGGATGAGGTGGATGTCACCGAACTTGTTCAGGTGCGCAAAGAACTGAAGCCTTTGGCCGAAGAACGCGGTGCCAAGATTACTTACTTGCCATTCATCGTCAAGGCGATGATTGCAGCCATTCGCAAGTATCCGCACCTGAATGCTTCACTCGACGACGAGCGACAGGAACTCGTTGTCAAACACAATTACCACATTGGGATTGCAACGGACACCGAGCGAGGATTGGTGGTTCCGGTAGTCCGGGATGCGGATCGAAAGAGCATGTGGACCATTGCAGCTGAGATTTCTGACATGGCCCAGCGTGCACGGACGAACAAACTCGGCCCTGCCGAGATGAGAGGAAGCACCATCTCGATTACGAACATCGGATCGGCGGGTGGAATGTTCTTTACACCCATCATCAACTATCCTGAGGTTGCCATCCTTGGCGTAGGCCGGATAACGGAAAAACCGGTGATGAAAAATGGTGAAGTCGTTGGCGCGCACATGATGGCATTGTCCTTGAGCTTTGATCATCGCATTATTGACGGTGTGATGGGGCAGAACTTTGTCAACGAAATGAAACGCTTGCTCGAGAATCCTCGTCTGCTCATGATGGAGGTGTGA